In the genome of Chrysemys picta bellii isolate R12L10 chromosome 17, ASM1138683v2, whole genome shotgun sequence, one region contains:
- the LOC101946464 gene encoding leukocyte immunoglobulin-like receptor subfamily A member 2 translates to MASALMILFLGCWLAGQSGVSGQLPAPGPSISVSPSGVIAPGGAVTIRCQCRCEARRLFLYKGGIQIKELDAAGEGGEFTIPSARREDGWVYTCRSRSRSEPPNWSYSSDIVRIIVAELSYPKPSIYLSPSRGVALGGAVTIQCQVRYQNARFLLYKDGNLTTLEDVELAGDAAEFPIRNVSWRHAGSYSCYYYRHWYPFILSHPSDPVELVVAEGTDPAGPQHTDLPPTEREGEGGTNLTQAGAVPAPTRLGSAGPAAPSGCPDFIHTNIAHLVLGAMVLLILELILAETYYSCPRGAP, encoded by the exons AGCTCCCTGCGCCGGGACCCTCCATCTCTGTCAGCCCCAGTGGGGTGATCGCCCCGGGGGGAGCCGTCACCATCCGCTGTCAGTGTCGGTGCGAGGCCAGGAGGTTATTTCTGTATAAAGGTGGAATCCAAATCAAGGAGCTGgatgctgctggggaagggggtgaatTCACCATCCCCAGCGCCAGACGGGAAGATGGATGGGTCTACACGTGTCGATCTCGCTCCAGATCGGAGCCGCCCAACTGGTCGTATTCCAGTGATATTGTGCGGATcattgtagcag AGCTCAGCtaccccaaaccctccatctACCTGAGCCCCAGTCGGGGGGTCGCCCTGGGGGGAGCTGTGACCATTCAGTGTCAGGTTCGGTACCAGAACGCGAGGTTCCTTCTGTACAAAGATGGAAACCTGACCACGCTGGAGGacgtggagctggctggggacgccGCTGAGTTTCCCATTCGCAATGTGAGCTGGAGACAcgcagggagctacagctgctatTATTACCGACATTGGTACCCGTTCATCTTGTCGCATCCCAGCGACCCTgtggagctggtggtagcag AGGGAACTGACCCAGCTGGGCCCCAGCACACGGATCTGCCCCCGACGGAGCGGGAGGGAGAAG GGGGAACCAacctgacccaggctggagcggTGCCAGCTCCCACCCGCCTGGGCAGCGCGGGGCCAG cagccccctcGGGATGCCCGGATTTCATCCACACCAACATCGCCCACCTGGTGCTGGGCGCCATGGTCCTGCTCATCCTGGAGCTGATCCTGGCTGAGACCTATTACAGCTGCCCGAGGGGGGCACCCTAG